A part of Ammospiza caudacuta isolate bAmmCau1 chromosome 7, bAmmCau1.pri, whole genome shotgun sequence genomic DNA contains:
- the CCN1 gene encoding CCN family member 1 translates to MGSAGTRPALAAALLCLARLALGSPCPAVCQCPAAPPQCAPGVGLVPDGCGCCKVCAKQLNEDCSRSQPCDHTKGLECNFGASPAALKGICRAQSEGRPCEYNSKIYQNGESFQPNCKHQCTCIDGAVGCIPLCPQELSLPNLGCSSPRLVKVPGQCCEEWVCDESKDALEELEGFFSEEFGPDDSEGELTRNNELIAIVKGGLKMLPVFGSEPQSRTFENPKCIVQTTSWSQCSKTCGTGISTRVTNDNPDCKLIKETRICEVRPCGQPSYASLKKGKKCTKTRKSPSPVKFTYAGCSSVKKYRPKYCGSCVDGRCCTPQQTRTVKVRFRCDDGETFTKSVMMIQSCRCSYNCPHASEAYPYYRLVNDIHKFRD, encoded by the exons ATGGGCTCCGCGGGCACCCGGCCCGCTCTGGCGGCCGCTCTCCTCTGCCTGGCTCGCCTG GCTCTGGGCTCGCCCTGCCCCGCCGTGTGCCAGTGCCCGGCGGCCCCGCCGCAGTGCGCCCCGGGCGTGGGGCTGGTGCCGGACGGCTGCGGCTGCTGCAAGGTCTGCGCCAAGCAACTGAACGAGGACTGCAGCCGATCGCAGCCCTGCGACCACACCAAGGGGCTGGAGTGCAACTTCGGGGCCAGCCCCGCCGCCCTGAAGGGCATCTGCAGAG cacagtccGAGGGAAGACCGTGTGAATATAACTCCAAAATCTACCAGAACGGCGAGAGCTTCCAGCCGAACTGTAAACACCAGTGTACGTGCATAGATGGAGCTGTGGGCTGCATCCCGCTCTGCCCGCAGGAGCTCTCTCTTCCcaacctgggctgctccagccccaggctggtCAAAGTCCCCGGGCAGTGCTGCGAGGAGTGGGTCTGTGATGAAAGCAAGGATGcactggaggagctggaaggcTTTTTCAGCGAAGAGTTTGGTCCGGATGATTCCGAAGGCGAATTAACCAGGAACAATGAGCTAATTGCCATTGTGAAGGGAGGCCTGAAAATGCTGCCCG tttttggATCCGAGCCACAAAGCCGAACTTTTGAGAATCCCAAATGCATCGTGCAAACAACCTCTTGGTCCCAGTGCTCAAAGACGTGTGGAACTGGCATCTCCACCAGGGTGACAAACGACAATCCTGACTGCAAGCTCATCAAAGAGACCAGGATATGTGAAGTGAGGCCATGTGGCCAGCCCAGCTATGCCTCCCTAAAG AAGGGAAAGAAGTGTACCAAGACAAGGAAGTCCCCCTCCCCAGTGAAGTTTACTTACGCTGGCTGCTCCAGTGTGAAGAAGTACCGGCCCAAGTACTGCGGCTCCTGCGTGGATGGCAGGTGCTGCACACCCCAGCAGACCAGGACTGTCAAGGTCAGGTTCCGCTGCGATGACGGGGAAACCTTCACCAAGAGTGTCATGATGATCCAGTCCTGCCGCTGCAGCTACAACTGCCCCCATGCCAGCGAAGCCTATCCCTACTACAGACTAGTCAACGACATTCATAAATTCAGGGACTAA